The following proteins are co-located in the Desulfoscipio sp. XC116 genome:
- a CDS encoding Asp23/Gls24 family envelope stress response protein has protein sequence MVMSEEKNSCGSIRIADDVVRIIAGLAATEVPGVVSMSGGVVGGITEKLGRKNLSKGVKVEVGEKEAAVDLFIVVEYGSRIPDVAAKIQDAVKGAVEKMTGLAVVEVNVNVQGVAFANELNEEEGNNNRVK, from the coding sequence ATGGTTATGAGCGAAGAGAAAAATAGTTGCGGTTCCATACGTATTGCAGATGATGTTGTGCGTATCATTGCCGGGCTGGCAGCCACCGAGGTGCCCGGAGTGGTCAGTATGAGCGGTGGTGTGGTGGGAGGCATTACGGAAAAATTAGGCCGCAAAAACCTCTCCAAGGGTGTTAAAGTGGAAGTGGGAGAAAAGGAAGCGGCGGTGGATTTATTTATCGTGGTGGAATACGGTTCCCGCATCCCCGATGTGGCGGCTAAAATACAGGACGCGGTAAAAGGCGCCGTTGAGAAAATGACCGGTTTGGCAGTGGTGGAGGTAAATGTAAATGTACAGGGTGTGGCTTTTGCCAATGAATTAAACGAAGAAGAAGGCAACAACAACCGGGTAAAATAA
- the amaP gene encoding alkaline shock response membrane anchor protein AmaP: MGPFDRGILVLYTFTLTLLFLALGAWLAGWPDLVQRLWGEVNTRSYQEILWALLLVYFIMGLRLLWRSLKPERKKQAVVQEGGLGQVRVSLAAIESLSEKTVAAVPGIKEVKAKVEASSRGVALNLKLITAPDINIPTVSEDIQREVKDSIYNVAGLTVSEVRVSVESFVAVKPRVE, encoded by the coding sequence ATGGGTCCCTTTGACCGCGGCATACTTGTATTGTATACTTTTACTTTAACATTGCTTTTTCTGGCCTTGGGCGCTTGGCTGGCCGGCTGGCCGGACCTGGTGCAGCGGCTTTGGGGAGAGGTTAATACCCGCTCTTATCAGGAAATTTTATGGGCCTTGCTGCTCGTGTACTTTATTATGGGCCTGCGTCTGTTGTGGAGAAGCTTAAAGCCCGAGCGTAAAAAACAAGCCGTGGTGCAGGAGGGTGGTCTTGGTCAGGTACGGGTTTCCCTGGCGGCCATTGAATCGCTGTCGGAAAAAACGGTTGCTGCCGTGCCGGGTATTAAAGAAGTCAAGGCCAAGGTGGAGGCATCATCGCGGGGCGTGGCATTAAATTTAAAATTAATCACCGCTCCGGATATTAATATCCCCACGGTTTCGGAGGACATACAGCGTGAGGTTAAGGACAGTATATATAATGTGGCGGGGTTAACGGTGTCCGAGGTGCGGGTCTCGGTGGAAAGCTTTGTAGCAGTTAAACCCAGGGTGGAATAA
- the xseA gene encoding exodeoxyribonuclease VII large subunit yields MQIFTVRQLTGHIKGLLENDNRLVDLWVKGEISNFRKAVSGHIYFTLKDNYSCIRVVMFRSRARYMQCSPGNGMAVRVRGYVTVFDRDGQYQLYAEQVEPDGTGALFAALEKLKKQLADEGLFDDSRKKTLPRFPRTIAVVTSPTGAAVRDMLHILQRRWPQVNIILAPVAVQGDAAPGEISKAMTRLNRLNSVELIIVGRGGGSLEELWAFNTEPVVRSIAASQIPVISAVGHETDFTLADLAADLRAPTPSAAAELAVPDRLEMKRLVDMHRARLNSGLGRQIHAYRQRLNHCSRSRVLARPVDMLVEQRRQAVDTLERRLAGNIRSVTNSLDNRLALLAGRLDALSPLATLARGYSYVLAPDGSMLRDRRQVQTGDPVRVYLHRGKIKCVVKEIE; encoded by the coding sequence ATGCAGATATTTACTGTGCGGCAATTAACCGGGCACATCAAAGGGCTTTTGGAAAATGACAATCGCCTGGTTGATTTATGGGTCAAGGGCGAAATTTCCAATTTTAGAAAAGCTGTCTCCGGGCATATTTACTTTACACTAAAGGATAATTACTCCTGTATTAGAGTGGTTATGTTCCGCTCCCGGGCCAGGTATATGCAGTGCAGTCCGGGAAACGGCATGGCCGTGCGGGTCAGGGGTTATGTGACTGTTTTTGACCGGGACGGCCAATACCAGCTGTATGCCGAACAAGTGGAACCGGACGGCACAGGGGCACTTTTTGCCGCCCTGGAGAAATTGAAAAAGCAGCTGGCCGACGAAGGACTGTTTGATGACAGCCGCAAAAAAACACTGCCCCGCTTTCCGCGAACTATTGCTGTCGTAACCTCGCCTACCGGCGCGGCGGTGCGGGATATGCTGCATATATTGCAAAGGCGCTGGCCGCAAGTCAATATTATACTGGCCCCCGTGGCGGTGCAGGGAGATGCGGCCCCCGGGGAGATATCCAAGGCAATGACCCGGCTAAATAGGCTGAATAGTGTGGAATTAATTATCGTAGGCCGGGGAGGCGGCTCCCTGGAAGAACTGTGGGCTTTTAACACCGAGCCCGTCGTTAGAAGCATCGCGGCTTCACAAATACCGGTCATATCGGCTGTGGGGCACGAAACAGATTTTACTTTGGCGGACCTGGCCGCCGATTTACGAGCTCCAACACCCTCGGCGGCGGCGGAATTGGCGGTGCCCGACCGGCTGGAGATGAAGAGGCTGGTGGATATGCACAGGGCGCGGCTAAACAGCGGCCTGGGCCGGCAAATCCACGCTTACCGGCAGAGGTTAAACCACTGCTCCAGGTCCCGGGTATTGGCCAGGCCGGTGGATATGCTGGTTGAACAGCGGCGTCAGGCGGTGGATACACTGGAAAGGCGGTTGGCCGGAAATATCCGGTCTGTCACAAACAGCTTGGATAATCGCCTGGCGTTGCTGGCGGGACGGCTTGATGCTCTTAGTCCGCTGGCTACGCTGGCCCGGGGCTATAGTTATGTTTTGGCTCCGGACGGTTCCATGTTGCGTGACAGGCGGCAGGTACAGACGGGCGATCCGGTGCGGGTGTATTTGCACCGGGGAAAGATAAAGTGTGTGGTCAAGGAAATTGAGTAA
- the accC gene encoding acetyl-CoA carboxylase biotin carboxylase subunit translates to MISKILIANRGEIAVRVIRACREMNIASVAVYSESDRDSLHVRMADEAVCIGPPLPGRSYLNISNVISAALVTGSEAVHPGYGFLSENDKFAEMCAANGLIFIGPPARAMRLMGNKVQARETMLASGVPVVPGSRGIIGEARQALQIAGEIGYPVLIKASSGGGGKGMRVAQCEEEVAEGVLMARSEATAAFGSGDIYLEKYVEEPRHIEIQLLADNYGNIVHLGERDCSIQRRNQKIIEESPSAAVDEELRRRLGEAAVDAARAVGYRSAGTVEFLLDKHGNFYFIEMNTRIQVEHPVTEMVTGIDLVKEQIRIAAGEELGYAQEDIRFSGWAIECRINAEDSERNFMPCPGKITSFHPPGGPGVRLDSAIFAGWEVPLHYDSMLGKLIVWGRDRHEAVARMQRALDELTITGVQTIIPFHRRILRNAFFRRGEVYTNFIQRRIIPQG, encoded by the coding sequence ATGATTAGCAAAATATTAATTGCCAACCGTGGCGAAATCGCGGTCCGGGTAATTCGGGCCTGTCGGGAAATGAACATTGCCAGTGTAGCGGTTTATTCGGAGTCCGATCGGGACAGCCTGCATGTGCGTATGGCCGATGAGGCGGTGTGTATCGGCCCGCCGCTTCCCGGGCGCAGTTACCTTAATATTTCCAACGTTATCAGTGCCGCGCTGGTTACGGGGTCTGAAGCGGTGCATCCGGGTTACGGTTTTTTATCGGAAAATGATAAGTTCGCCGAAATGTGCGCTGCCAATGGTCTGATATTTATCGGTCCTCCGGCTCGCGCCATGCGTCTGATGGGCAATAAAGTGCAGGCACGGGAAACCATGCTGGCCTCCGGAGTACCTGTGGTGCCCGGCTCCCGGGGCATTATCGGCGAAGCCCGGCAGGCACTGCAGATTGCCGGTGAAATTGGCTACCCGGTACTGATCAAAGCCTCCTCGGGCGGCGGCGGCAAAGGTATGCGGGTGGCCCAGTGCGAAGAAGAAGTGGCCGAGGGCGTATTGATGGCTCGCTCCGAGGCAACGGCCGCCTTTGGCAGCGGAGATATCTACCTGGAAAAGTACGTGGAAGAGCCCCGGCACATTGAGATACAGCTCCTGGCGGACAATTACGGTAACATTGTGCACCTGGGCGAAAGGGACTGTTCCATCCAGCGGCGCAACCAAAAGATTATAGAGGAATCACCTTCCGCGGCGGTGGACGAAGAACTGCGCCGGCGCCTGGGTGAGGCCGCGGTGGACGCGGCCCGTGCAGTAGGTTACCGCAGTGCGGGTACGGTGGAATTTTTGCTGGATAAGCATGGTAATTTTTACTTTATTGAAATGAACACCCGCATTCAGGTGGAACACCCGGTGACTGAAATGGTTACCGGCATTGACCTGGTTAAAGAACAAATCCGTATTGCCGCCGGGGAAGAGCTGGGTTATGCGCAGGAGGACATCCGGTTTTCCGGCTGGGCTATCGAATGTCGGATAAACGCCGAGGATTCGGAGCGCAATTTCATGCCCTGCCCGGGTAAAATAACTTCCTTTCATCCCCCCGGCGGGCCGGGAGTGCGCTTGGACAGTGCTATTTTTGCCGGTTGGGAGGTGCCTTTGCATTACGATTCCATGCTGGGCAAGTTAATCGTTTGGGGGCGGGATCGCCATGAAGCCGTGGCGCGCATGCAGCGGGCCCTGGATGAATTGACTATCACCGGGGTGCAGACGATCATTCCCTTTCACCGGCGCATATTACGCAACGCTTTCTTTCGCCGGGGAGAGGTTTATACCAACTTTATTCAGCGCCGGATAATACCGCAGGGCTAA
- a CDS encoding sulfide/dihydroorotate dehydrogenase-like FAD/NAD-binding protein: MFKILEKQVFSPIIKLFVVEAPKVAKSCQAGQFIILRINEEGERIPLTIADFDREKGTITIVFQEVGKTTKQLGAMEAGDYIKDFVGPLGEPTHMENLGTVVCVGGGVGVAPVHPIARAFKEAGNHVIGIMGARTQELMFWEDKMRAACSELLVTTDDGSYVRKGFVTDVLKEVIESKGKENIPLVIAIGPQPMMRAVCNMTKEYGVKTIVSLNALMVDGTGMCGCCRVSVGNETKFVCVDGPDFDGHQVNWAELSLRSGYFKPEEQKALERHECKCGCGGGK; this comes from the coding sequence ATGTTTAAAATTTTAGAAAAACAAGTGTTTTCGCCAATAATCAAACTGTTTGTTGTCGAAGCGCCCAAGGTTGCTAAAAGTTGCCAGGCCGGTCAGTTTATTATTTTGCGAATCAATGAAGAGGGTGAAAGAATCCCTTTGACCATCGCTGATTTTGACCGGGAAAAGGGCACGATTACCATTGTATTCCAAGAAGTGGGCAAAACCACCAAGCAGCTGGGTGCTATGGAAGCAGGAGATTACATTAAAGATTTCGTAGGTCCGTTGGGCGAACCCACCCACATGGAAAACTTAGGTACCGTGGTTTGCGTGGGTGGCGGTGTCGGCGTTGCGCCGGTGCATCCCATTGCCCGGGCGTTTAAAGAAGCCGGCAACCATGTTATTGGTATCATGGGGGCCAGGACCCAGGAATTAATGTTCTGGGAAGATAAAATGAGAGCAGCCTGTTCGGAACTGCTGGTTACCACTGATGACGGCTCTTACGTGCGTAAAGGTTTTGTTACCGATGTCTTAAAAGAAGTCATTGAAAGCAAAGGCAAAGAAAACATCCCCCTAGTCATTGCCATTGGACCCCAGCCCATGATGCGGGCGGTCTGTAACATGACCAAAGAATACGGGGTTAAAACCATAGTCAGCTTGAACGCGCTCATGGTGGACGGCACGGGTATGTGCGGCTGCTGCCGGGTTTCCGTGGGCAATGAAACCAAGTTTGTCTGTGTTGACGGTCCGGACTTCGACGGACATCAGGTGAACTGGGCCGAGTTGTCCTTGCGCTCCGGTTACTTTAAACCGGAAGAGCAAAAGGCATTGGAACGTCATGAGTGCAAATGCGGATGTGGAGGTGGCAAATAA
- a CDS encoding stage III sporulation protein AF, whose product MDVLRELIQTIIVIVVLAVLVEMLLPGGDMRRYVKMVMGLLIIMAVMQAAAGVIHSELMRDVPGVTVSDTGAPPLEDIMAAGQELADTNQDRAAQTYSEGLSRQVMSLAGMNPDVRVVDARVSVGGENGDISEITIVFDVAAEGLTDVDSQNTNNSAGDLGVRPVVVDLGEKDAADEVSRATPTAGQEKAAAKVTAIVAEFYNLQPGQVKCEFRE is encoded by the coding sequence ATGGATGTATTGCGCGAGCTGATACAAACCATTATTGTTATTGTGGTGCTGGCCGTGTTGGTGGAAATGTTGCTGCCCGGCGGCGATATGCGCCGCTATGTCAAAATGGTTATGGGGCTTTTGATTATCATGGCGGTAATGCAGGCGGCTGCCGGGGTTATACACAGCGAGCTGATGCGGGACGTGCCCGGAGTTACCGTGTCCGACACCGGAGCACCACCGCTTGAAGATATTATGGCTGCCGGGCAGGAGTTGGCGGATACAAATCAGGACAGGGCTGCGCAAACGTACAGTGAGGGCCTGTCCAGGCAGGTAATGTCGCTGGCCGGCATGAACCCCGATGTACGGGTGGTGGACGCACGGGTGAGTGTTGGCGGGGAAAATGGCGATATTAGCGAAATAACTATTGTTTTTGATGTTGCCGCCGAAGGTTTAACGGACGTTGACAGCCAGAATACCAACAACTCGGCCGGGGACTTGGGGGTGCGGCCGGTGGTGGTTGATCTTGGGGAAAAGGATGCTGCGGATGAGGTAAGCCGTGCTACACCAACGGCCGGGCAGGAAAAAGCCGCTGCGAAGGTAACCGCAATAGTCGCCGAATTTTATAATCTTCAGCCCGGGCAGGTTAAATGTGAGTTTCGGGAATAA
- the accB gene encoding acetyl-CoA carboxylase biotin carboxyl carrier protein, with product MAGVKITDTTLRDGHQSLWATRMAIPDMLPIVEKLDTVGYHSLEVWGGATFDVCLRYLNEDPWERLRTLKRYIKRTPLQMLLRGQSLVGYQHYPDDVVEAFVFKMVENGIDIIRVFDALNDIRNMETAMRAGKKAGAHVQASVVYTVSPVHTIEHYLETAEKLAEMGADSICVKDMAGLLTPYQAYELVSRLKQKPGLPVQLHSHYIGGLALATYLKAVEAGVDVIDTAAVPLAFGASQPPVETVVRALQGTSYDTGLDMRLLFDIAGYFEELREQKGKDRGVTRINDMRVFEHQVPGGMITNLVSQLKEQKAAHLLPQVLEEIPRVRRELGYPPLVTPTSQIVGTQSVLNVLTGDRYKLIPGEVKAYIQGLYGKPPASLDEAVARRVLGDKQPVTCRPADLLEPQLEKIKSETRGLAQSDEDILSYAIFPQIAKRFFEARNKSSAGDNTKTGKTADTANIDSNRTDAAREVNDMDVQQIKELISLINQTDITEFSLKSDGVKLSIRKAGAYGNGDNEASAMAETASSADGASGRRADTSDIAPRAKEKGSRLLDADVKMDTALAGTVVKAPMVGTFYSSPAPDADPFVEVGTRVAKGQTLCILEAMKLMNEIEAEVSGTVVQILVENAQAVEYGQPMLVIQED from the coding sequence ATGGCTGGAGTGAAAATTACCGATACAACGCTGCGGGATGGCCACCAGAGTTTATGGGCCACCAGGATGGCTATTCCGGATATGCTGCCCATTGTGGAAAAACTGGACACGGTAGGCTACCATTCGTTGGAGGTATGGGGCGGCGCTACCTTTGATGTATGCTTGCGCTATCTCAATGAAGACCCCTGGGAAAGGCTGCGTACTTTAAAACGATACATTAAACGAACGCCACTGCAGATGCTGTTGCGGGGCCAGTCACTGGTCGGTTACCAGCACTACCCGGATGATGTGGTGGAGGCATTCGTTTTCAAGATGGTGGAAAACGGCATCGACATCATCCGGGTTTTTGATGCCTTGAACGATATACGTAATATGGAAACAGCAATGCGGGCGGGTAAAAAGGCGGGCGCCCATGTGCAGGCTTCAGTTGTGTATACCGTCAGCCCGGTGCATACCATCGAACATTACCTGGAAACTGCTGAAAAGCTGGCGGAAATGGGCGCGGATTCCATTTGTGTTAAGGACATGGCCGGTCTTTTGACTCCCTACCAGGCTTATGAATTGGTGAGCAGGCTAAAGCAAAAACCGGGTTTGCCCGTGCAGCTGCACAGTCACTATATAGGCGGGCTGGCTTTGGCTACTTATCTGAAGGCGGTGGAGGCCGGAGTGGATGTTATTGACACCGCCGCGGTGCCGCTGGCTTTCGGTGCCTCCCAACCCCCGGTGGAGACCGTGGTGCGGGCGCTGCAGGGCACTTCGTACGATACCGGGCTGGATATGCGGCTGCTGTTTGACATTGCCGGTTATTTTGAAGAACTGCGGGAGCAAAAGGGTAAGGATCGGGGTGTGACCCGGATCAACGACATGCGGGTATTTGAACACCAGGTGCCGGGCGGCATGATTACAAACCTGGTTTCCCAGCTTAAGGAACAAAAGGCGGCCCATCTGCTGCCACAGGTATTGGAGGAAATCCCCAGAGTACGCCGGGAGCTGGGTTATCCGCCGTTGGTGACGCCTACCAGCCAGATTGTGGGTACCCAGTCGGTGCTCAATGTGCTTACCGGAGATCGTTACAAGCTGATTCCCGGTGAGGTTAAAGCATACATACAGGGGCTCTACGGGAAGCCGCCCGCATCCCTGGACGAAGCGGTGGCCCGCCGGGTGCTGGGTGATAAACAGCCTGTTACCTGTCGGCCCGCTGATTTACTGGAGCCACAGTTGGAGAAGATTAAATCGGAAACCAGGGGATTGGCACAATCAGATGAAGATATACTTTCTTACGCTATATTTCCTCAGATAGCTAAAAGGTTTTTTGAAGCACGTAATAAAAGCAGTGCCGGTGATAACACAAAAACAGGTAAAACTGCGGATACCGCTAATATCGATAGCAACCGGACAGATGCCGCCAGGGAGGTTAATGATATGGATGTACAGCAAATTAAAGAATTAATCAGCTTAATTAATCAGACCGATATAACTGAATTTTCTCTGAAAAGTGACGGCGTTAAACTTTCCATCAGGAAAGCAGGCGCTTACGGCAATGGGGATAATGAGGCGTCCGCAATGGCTGAGACCGCCTCGTCGGCTGATGGTGCAAGCGGACGCCGGGCCGATACGTCCGACATAGCTCCCCGAGCGAAGGAAAAGGGTTCCCGCTTGCTTGATGCAGACGTTAAAATGGACACGGCATTGGCCGGTACGGTAGTCAAAGCCCCCATGGTGGGTACATTCTATAGCTCTCCGGCCCCTGACGCCGACCCCTTTGTTGAAGTGGGCACTCGGGTGGCCAAGGGTCAGACTCTCTGTATACTGGAAGCCATGAAGCTGATGAATGAGATTGAAGCCGAGGTTTCCGGCACTGTGGTGCAGATACTGGTGGAAAACGCTCAAGCTGTGGAATATGGCCAGCCAATGCTGGTTATCCAAGAAGATTAG
- a CDS encoding SpoIIIAH-like family protein translates to MITVIKIDRKKIILTVLVLAGIILCAVGFGGVAEKVVGLRDNSSTPAAVTLTHPENGGETATGNTDPGEARPLEQVTVDDIDNAAGSSYFVEARMSMEQARGKEMETLREVLDSEADEEVRKTAQERLMNLSGKMSQEMELENLIRAKGYRDAAVFLDSDTVTVILRPGKDIAADADNTAIAGLVSKTTGVAEDGVIVITRED, encoded by the coding sequence GTGATAACGGTAATTAAAATAGATCGCAAAAAAATAATTCTGACAGTCCTTGTGTTGGCGGGTATTATCCTTTGCGCGGTGGGGTTCGGCGGAGTGGCCGAAAAAGTGGTGGGGCTGCGCGATAATTCTTCCACCCCTGCCGCGGTGACACTTACCCATCCTGAAAACGGCGGGGAAACCGCCACCGGCAATACGGACCCGGGAGAGGCCCGGCCTCTTGAGCAGGTGACGGTTGATGACATTGATAACGCGGCCGGCAGCTCTTATTTTGTTGAAGCCCGCATGAGCATGGAGCAGGCCCGGGGCAAAGAAATGGAAACTTTGCGTGAAGTGCTGGATTCGGAAGCGGATGAAGAAGTGCGTAAAACCGCTCAGGAGAGGTTAATGAATTTAAGCGGTAAAATGTCGCAGGAGATGGAATTGGAGAATCTGATTCGAGCCAAGGGCTACCGGGACGCCGCCGTGTTTTTGGACAGCGATACTGTAACCGTGATATTGCGGCCCGGTAAGGATATAGCAGCCGATGCCGATAATACCGCTATTGCCGGGCTGGTATCTAAAACCACCGGTGTAGCTGAGGACGGCGTAATTGTTATTACCAGGGAAGATTAG
- the gltA gene encoding NADPH-dependent glutamate synthase: MAEEKKAKKKIIPNKNPMPTQDALERARNFNEVALGYDEEIVVLEAQRCLQCKNEPCRQGCPVEVNIPAFIKLAAERDFDGAIKKIKEKNALPAVCGRVCPQENQCEKYCTLAKKHEAVAIGRIERFCADRELKKGATLPDVAPPTGKKVAIVGSGPSGLTCASDLAKLGHEVTVFEALHVAGGVLMYGIPEFRLPKAVVQAEVENLRKMGVKIEVNSVVGKFTTVDELMEKGGFDAVFIGTGAGLPYFMRIPGENACGVYSANEFLTRTNLMKAYQFPEWDTPIKIGKKVAVLGGGNVAMDGARTALRLGAEESWIVYRRSHDELPARREEAEHAEEEGVKFAFLTSPVEIMSNEAGWVTGMKCIKFELGEPDASGRRRPVPIEGSEFVMDVDTVVVAIGQGPNPLVPRTTKGLELNKKGNIVANLETGATSKPGVFAGGDVVTGAATVILAMGAGRTAAKSIHEYLSNK, encoded by the coding sequence ATGGCCGAAGAGAAAAAAGCTAAGAAAAAAATTATACCCAATAAAAACCCCATGCCGACTCAGGACGCGCTGGAAAGAGCCCGGAACTTTAATGAAGTGGCTCTGGGTTATGATGAGGAGATTGTTGTTCTTGAAGCTCAGCGCTGCTTGCAGTGTAAAAATGAGCCCTGCCGGCAGGGCTGCCCGGTGGAAGTGAATATTCCCGCATTTATCAAGCTGGCGGCCGAAAGGGATTTCGACGGCGCTATTAAAAAAATCAAGGAAAAAAATGCTTTACCGGCGGTCTGTGGCCGGGTGTGCCCGCAGGAAAACCAGTGCGAGAAATACTGTACTTTGGCTAAAAAACATGAAGCCGTAGCTATTGGCCGTATTGAACGTTTCTGTGCCGACCGGGAACTGAAAAAAGGTGCAACGCTGCCTGATGTAGCTCCGCCCACCGGCAAAAAGGTGGCTATAGTGGGTTCAGGCCCTTCCGGTTTGACCTGCGCTTCCGACTTGGCCAAGCTGGGGCACGAAGTCACTGTATTTGAGGCCTTGCATGTGGCGGGCGGTGTGTTGATGTACGGTATTCCCGAATTCCGTCTGCCGAAAGCGGTGGTGCAGGCCGAGGTGGAAAACCTGAGAAAAATGGGTGTTAAAATTGAGGTTAACTCGGTGGTGGGTAAGTTTACCACTGTAGATGAGCTAATGGAAAAAGGCGGCTTTGACGCGGTGTTTATCGGCACCGGTGCGGGCCTGCCTTACTTTATGAGAATTCCCGGGGAAAATGCTTGTGGCGTGTACTCCGCCAATGAATTTTTGACCCGGACCAACCTGATGAAAGCTTATCAGTTCCCCGAGTGGGATACACCCATTAAAATAGGCAAAAAGGTAGCCGTGCTGGGCGGCGGCAACGTGGCTATGGACGGTGCCCGCACCGCGCTGCGCCTGGGCGCCGAAGAATCCTGGATTGTATACCGGCGCTCCCATGATGAGCTGCCGGCCCGCAGGGAAGAAGCCGAGCACGCCGAGGAAGAGGGCGTCAAGTTTGCCTTTTTGACCAGCCCGGTGGAAATAATGAGCAACGAGGCCGGCTGGGTAACCGGTATGAAATGCATTAAATTCGAGCTGGGTGAGCCCGACGCTTCAGGCAGACGCCGCCCCGTACCCATTGAAGGGTCCGAATTTGTAATGGATGTGGACACTGTGGTAGTAGCCATCGGTCAGGGTCCCAACCCGCTGGTGCCCAGAACTACCAAGGGCCTGGAATTAAATAAAAAAGGCAATATCGTAGCTAATCTGGAAACCGGGGCCACTTCCAAGCCCGGTGTATTTGCCGGTGGCGACGTGGTCACCGGCGCGGCCACCGTTATCCTGGCCATGGGTGCCGGGCGTACCGCGGCCAAGTCGATTCACGAGTATTTAAGCAATAAGTAG
- a CDS encoding DUF2273 domain-containing protein, which translates to MNYLEYLLEWMVMHRGKIIGVLVGLSISLSVIFWGVLKTLFIVVCVVLGYLGGKQLDDQVNIKDRLLRLLGER; encoded by the coding sequence ATGAATTACCTGGAATATCTCCTGGAATGGATGGTCATGCACCGGGGTAAAATAATTGGTGTGCTGGTAGGTTTGTCGATAAGCCTATCCGTGATTTTCTGGGGGGTTTTAAAAACTCTTTTTATAGTGGTGTGCGTGGTATTAGGCTACCTGGGCGGCAAGCAATTGGACGATCAGGTGAATATAAAAGACCGGCTGTTGCGCTTGCTGGGGGAAAGGTGA
- the nusB gene encoding transcription antitermination factor NusB has product MGRRQSRESAMQVLYQVEVGKMAVDDALQNIQENFVLSEPDLEFAGLLVHGTLDKLDELDKTIAGHSREWQVERMAAVDRNILRLALYEMLYARDIPTNVSINEAVEMAKRFGGEESGKFINGILGAVARRNRA; this is encoded by the coding sequence ATGGGTAGAAGACAGTCCAGGGAATCGGCGATGCAGGTGCTGTACCAGGTGGAAGTGGGCAAAATGGCCGTGGATGATGCATTGCAAAATATTCAGGAAAATTTTGTGCTTAGCGAACCCGATCTGGAATTTGCCGGCCTTCTGGTACATGGAACTCTGGATAAACTTGACGAGCTGGATAAAACCATTGCCGGGCATAGCCGGGAATGGCAGGTGGAGCGGATGGCTGCTGTGGATAGAAATATCCTCCGGCTGGCTTTGTATGAAATGCTGTATGCCCGGGATATACCAACCAATGTATCCATTAATGAAGCTGTGGAGATGGCCAAAAGATTTGGCGGTGAAGAATCAGGTAAGTTTATTAACGGCATTTTAGGTGCGGTAGCCCGCCGTAATCGGGCATAA